The Lolium rigidum isolate FL_2022 chromosome 2, APGP_CSIRO_Lrig_0.1, whole genome shotgun sequence genomic interval TACCGGTTGCTGGTGGTAGTACCAACGTGTAGGCCTTTTGTTTTTCAGTTCGCCATCAGTTTGTTCCAGTTATTAACGTGTTCGAGTTGCTACGTACGGCATTATTCAGGCTCACATCTACTAGTACTATGCAGTGCTATTTTTCGCAACAAGTGAGATTTTAGCATGCGCTGAGCGTTTACACCGACATAAATCGAGCGCAAACAACACAGGTTTATCTTAATCATTTCATTAAATCAGAAACACAATCCTACTCTCAAAATTCAGAGATCGTACGCAACACCTTCCAACACGACTTGGTTTGGCCAACAAGAAAACACCAGGTGTATATATATTGAATCCAAAATATATAACCATCAATTACAAAGTCAGGCACAGAAAAAGAATTAACTGGATTGTCTTCTGTTGTATCTTGCTGCTTTGTCGACCCATAACACGCCAACGAAAGATCTGAATATTGCCTAGGGCAAACTTTTCTCATACACCATTCGATACACCATTCTAACCAAGCAGGCAGCGTAGACGGATAATTATATCAAACCATAAAGGAAGGATGGAGGGCAACACGAGAAGAAACTATGTGAATCATGGACAAATAACTCCAGCCATAATCTTCTCGATGATGGTACTCAGTCATTGGGATGACGGGAGACGTTCTTTGAGGTACGTGAGAACAGCCTTCGTCCCTCGATCCAGAATAGTCCGTCTTATGCTGTACAAGAAACCAAAACGAGGATGAACATTTTTTTGTTGTTCTTTCTGCTAGTCCAATGTGGGAAACTACAGCTTCTAGGTCAAAAAAACAAAGTGTAAACTGCAGCTTTCATGTCTTCTTTCTCATTTCCATCAAGCAATTCATGTCTTCTTTCATGTCTTCTTTCTCATTTCCATCAAGCAAGTATGCCCTAGTCATAGAGCAATTTTACTTTCCTTTTCATTTCGTGTGAACTCTACAAATTAGTTGCTGCCAAGGTTGTGTATATGCAAATTCtctagtgggtttctttgctcaacATAGCCATCAGATACGCATGCTTGTTTATCGCAAAAACTAAGAAAGGCTGGATAGATGCTTTACCTCCTGAGGGGATTCCCATCAAGTCTCAGCACTTGCAGGCTTGGCTCAAGCAGACCCTGCTCAGAAAATCCAAAATAAAACCAATGAGTACAGCGCTTCAGCGAGATATGAAAAAATACAACTTGTGAGCAGGAACTACTATTTGTTGCAAAATTTAGACatgatgacatctttcaagattTCTCCAAACAGCTATTTTAAAAAACTGTTATGCATAGGTAACAACAACATAactacaaaaaacaaaaacttgAGTTGTGCATAAGAGGCAAGTGGCCTAATCTATATCTCACAATTCTAGTTTGCTGCAGATGCAAAACATCAGGAAAGTTGAATAAGTTTGGAAGGACAGTAACAGACTCAGATTCAGATGCACGTCCCATAAGTACTAGCCTACTACTTTGGTCAAGACAGCCTAGTCACTGTTGTCAAATGCCATGAGTACACATTTATAAAACTTGTAATAACCAGCCAAAGTGATTGTGGAGTATCATGTTAACAACAGTAAGTGTGCTTGTTAGTAAAGCCACCAACATACCAGCTCGGCAGGGAGCGCTGTTATATTGTTGTCTGATAGATCAAGCTCAACGAGAACAGTAAAATCCTTAATACCCTGTTTAAGTGTAGTGAAGTCAGCACAAGCAGAAATTTGAGAAAAGACAAGGATGTCCTAAAAGCAGAAAAAAAAAATACCATCTTCCTTGTAACCTTCGTAATTACCTCTGGTACAGTTGTAAGATGATTCTGGCCGAGGTTAAGAATACGCAGCTGTTTTAACCGCAAAAGGCCAATAGGAAACTCCTGGAGTTTCATTCGTCTgctcacagagagagagagagaaaataagCTTTCATAGAATGGATTATGTAGCTTACATGATTTGCATATAATTCAACCTAAGGTAGAGTTCCTGCAGCTGTGGTAATGAAGAAACCGTAGAAGGTTCGGTTAAACAGGATGCATTGCCACTTAAATCCAGTACTTCAAGTTTTGACAAAACCTCGAGATCGGCGGATGATATCTGCAAGAAATGTAACTGTTATTAGTTTGCAAAATTAGATTTCTGACATTACTACTGATTTCCATGTCAAAGTTAATACTCCCTTGTCCATCCATTTTGGTCTATAAGTCATTCGACCTGTACTTAAGATATGCTCTTGGCGGTCGCCAGAAGAAAAAACATCAGACATTGTACGGACAATTGGCATGTAAGAACATTTTTCAAATCGATGTAGAATTTTGCTCATGCATAACATGAAACACAAGCAGAAGGCTAGAATAATTTTTAATTGTTAAACCAAAAAATTAGTGTAGATTCAACAACCATCGATCGATTCCAAAATTGAGAGAATCATGTTCAGTAGCGAGACTATGCAAGACTGATACTCACTCTCGAAATAAATGAGAAAAACACATACTGGAGATATGCTCATCAATAATAAGCCGGAACATGCAAGTATACAAAGATAAGATCATTATATTACCTCTGCCAGAGGATTATTGTCCAGTTTCaaggaagaaagacttggaagggAGGAAACTACCATGCCAGGCCACTTTTTTATCTTGTTATTAGACAAAATCAAAGTCTGCAAAAAGGAagtagaagaaaagaaaaagatttAGTTGAAACCTTTATATATATAGATGCCATGCAATGAAGATGAAAATGGTTAATAACATCACAATGCAACATTGTCCTAGAAGACTCACTTGAAGTGATGAGCATAATGACAACTCATTTGGCAGATCTTCTATCAAATTCTTAGAAAGATCAAGTTTCAACACATCACTTGTCTCCCAAGCTGCTGGTGGTACTATGGTCGCACCAAGACCACTCAAGTTCAACTCCTGGTATAGTTAATTGACATCAAATCAGCGGCTATAGTCAGAAAAACAAATGATCATTTACTATAAGGATCCAACTACTTGGTTTTCTCTATCTTTTTAATAATACAAAGGTGAGGTAAAAGAATACAGCACATAACAAAACAACCGCGAATTAGCTAGGTTAGCATGATGGCTCTGAATACGATTCCCCGAATGGTTCAAGAGCCATGTGAGAAACACTTcagctttttattttaaaaaggtAATCTACCTTTCGGTTGCAAGTATGTTGGCAAAATAACCTAACCTTTGAAGACTGAGACAATCGTCTTGCTGCAGAAATCTGGTCATCTTTTGTTGGGGTACTTCTGGACCCTGATGCTGCAGGAGGAGTATGTTTAAGAAGCTTTTTAGTAGCGGTGAAGTAGTTCTAATCCAGATCTCAAGATGTTACATGTACCAAACAACCAATACAAAATAATGCATTACAATCAAATCGAAAAAAGATATGATTCAGCATTTTCAGTTACCTTCCTCATCCGATGAAAGGCGGCTACGCAGATACTTCAACAATGTTGATGTTGGTCCAGAAACCAAAGAACTGGCAACCAATATAGATTAATAGGCTGGCAACTCTGCTGAGAATCCTAACGAATAGTTTTACAACATTAAGAGTACAGGACATGTAGTATAGCATACCTACGAAGTGTCCTCATAGGATTTCCGCTGAGCAGAAGCTTTCTTAGGGTTGTCATTGTACCTTGAAATTGCATCCAATGCATGAGTGACCAAAACAAGAATGTTCAATAAGAGGGTAGCACATCATACACCCAGACTCAGTTCTTACAACAAACGCACATGCAAGAATTTTGCAATATAGTCTATCCAACAAAAATACAATAACGCAACGCCAACGCAAGAATTACATGCACACAAACTTCAGAGTGGATCATTAATTACTTAACCAAACAGGCGACAGTAGGAACGATACTACAAAAGGTAGCACTGCACAGCAAAAAAAAACCTACCTAGTTCAGGTGGCAGGCCAGATAGTTCATTGTTTGACAGATCAAGGAAAGCGAGCTTGAGTTTGCAAGCTCCCACAGGATACTCCTTTAGCTGATAAGAATAGCACATTTATCAGAAAATAAAAGATAAACAAAATAAGATCTTGCTTCTTGTATCATGTTATGTCAATTCTAGCATTATGGATGCTGAGAGTAGCAATTTGGTAAGTAACAAAGAATGTTCAGTATGCACAATGCTCTCATACGTTACAGTTAGGTGTTAGGATCAATCTTTACATCAGTTATCTATATCATGACAATGTTCCACAGTTTACTTCGATATGTAATAGGCTAGTTAATGAGAGCTTAAAACCAGGAATATACAAGCAAGCCAATGCTTCCTAACTGTGACAGGGGCAGACCTATGTTATGCTAACAGGGGTCACAGGACACCAGTCAAACTTGCTTTTCTTGGTAATTTTTAACCATTTATAGTGTGTAACACCCCTAAATCTTGTTAAAAAATGAGTGACTAAGAGAGTGACACCGTATGTTTTTATTCTGGGTCCGCCTGTTGGCACCAGGGAAGGGGTAAGTGCTACAGTCTATTAACTACACGCAATTCTAAATAATCAGTAGCGATCAAGGAGCTGAAACTAAATTGGTAGTTGTTACAGTATCTTCAATTTGTTaaatgaagaaaagaaaaaacgtgAACCTGGGAAAACCTTTAAATATCAGATTGAAATTCTCTCATGTAAAGAATTGAATAAAACCTGattggagtgaagatcgactgttCCTAATTTTGATAGCATGCCAATTTCAGCCGGTATTGTAGACAATAAGTTATTTCTAAACAAAAAAACAGAAATATAGTTAATTTACATCATAAAAATAATGCAGCACAAATAAAGGCACAACTATACTCTGAAGTAGGAACAGATAACTAACCCCATATAGAGCTCCGCTAGAGAAGAGCAGCCTTTTATGGAAGAAGGAATTGAGGTTATTTCTGGTATAAAAAAGGTACAAAGCTGTCAATGCCAATAAAAAGATTATTGTACACACGATGACAACAAACAACAGGGTAGATTCACTCACTATTCTGGTGCAAGTCCAGACGAATTAATTTTGAAAGTGCTCCGATACTAGCTGGAATCGTAGTAAGCAGATTTTTTGCTGTATTTATTTAGATGTTAGTTTCAGGGAAAGGAAAAGTCAACAGGATAATGTAAATTCGATAGTATTTTGTTTGCATACCGGCATTTATCTCTGTAAGCATTGTCCATGATGTGAACATATTTTCTGGAAGTAGCAAAAGCTTGTTGCCCTGACAATTTGTAGCAATTTGAGTTTTTTCGCGAAGAACAGACAAGCAGCACAACAGAAGGGAAGATTCAACATAACATTCCATAAGAATTTTGTACCTCCAGATCAAATTTACTTAGCTTGCAGCAACCAGCAACTTCTTCTGGCAATCTTGATATCTTATTGTTTGATGCCTATAGATAACGCAATATATTATTCAGTGTACGACCAGAGTAAAGAATGAAACGTGATATAATTCGGCAATGATCAACTGCAGATTCATAGAAGCCGAAAAAATATGGTGAAAATAAGAAACTCATCATTCTAGTTTACCTTTAGTTCTGACAAGTTCAAGCACCTGCCAAGGCTAGCTGGCAGCTCAGTAAGGCAATTATTTGAAAAGTCAACCCTGCCAAGAATAAAAGTGGCTCATTAATATGTGAATATTTAGCATCCGAGATAAAATTTTGGGCTATGTGCAAATCAGCAACATCTAGAACCAACAAATGGTATTTATTGTTGTTGCGACTGGTGAGCCCTATATTTAATGTTCACTGAATGATAAGATTCAGCATTCATATTGATCCATGAGTAATTTGTTTCCAGAAGGGATTAATATTAACTACATAGTAAAACAATGGCCCGTAAGATGTTCAGCACGAGAATACAAAAAATGTACAAGATTATAGATGGCTTTATGCAACGCCATGGTATAGATGGAAATCAATTAATGCAAGTGAGCAACAAAAGGTACATGGTGAAATTACTTGACCAAAGCAGTAGCCGAGCCAATCTCTTCAGGGATAGTGTTTATTTGATTGAACGAAGCATCCAGCGATTTTAACAAAGGAAGACTGCACAAAAGAAGATTGTCAGAAAGTGAGATGATAATATAAGGGTCCGCATCTATCTTGGGAATCACCGAATTAGGATAAACCGCCACATACTCTCCAATAGCTGCAGGAAGGGAAGATATCTGGTTGTGGCTTATGTTTAGCACGACAAGAGAAGACAGATTCCTAAGGTCTTCTCTCAAAACTTCCAGGTTATTATGAGCCAGTATGAGCTTCTGAAGGTCTACTCCCTGAAAATCAAGCAATTGTTGGTTAACTTGGGGTCCTTGTACAGTACAACTAGTGCATAAGAGGCATGGGTATGGTAAGCTTACCTCCCACCATTTGTCGTCCTGACTGCCCGTGTCCAAGTTGTTGTACACCTCCCCAGGGATCTCACTGAAGAATTACATTGAACAAAAACACACACGTAAAGGTACCGTCAGCAGCAAAGACGGAATAAGTATTACACCTAAGGTACGACGAGACATGAAAAGCCTCCATCTTGAGAATGTGGTTTGCACTAAGAAATATGCATTTGGTTGCCACAATTTTAGAGTGTATAGTTTTTTTTACCATGATTAATCTTACAGTGTAGTTGTAATGTTAATTACTAAGAAGTTGGCATGTGAAGGTAATAAACAGTAACAGAGAATTTGCCGAAAATGCAGCTCATAAACGGGACGGGTTGCACAGCTTGCAATTGCACGCAGAGGTGCCGTTGGCGGGAAAATAACAGTTAACCGAAGATGGGATAATTATTATGCATAGTAGGATGAAAATAACGGTTGCGGAACAGGAGAAATCAATGAACAAGCTCCGTTGGGTGAATGTGGGTTACAGTAAACTAGTTAAACCTAGTCTCGAAGTACGCCGTGATCTCAGAATGCGGTGATTACATTAATTAAGAAGTGTGCAGAAATGCAGGCAGTCCTGAGCCCTGAGGGTAAAATAAATAGTACTAGCAGATAGTTACCCCAAAAGTGCATCTCCCTCATCTCAAAAAACAAAAACTACATCTCCCTAAACCCACACGTTTTACACCACTAGAACTAGCTTCATCGCATCTGGGATCTGAGCATGGCGGTGCTCAGAATCGTGTAATGTTGCATCGGTTTCTAGTATTAACAGTTCAGGGCACGGTTAGTAGAGACCAGGAACTAATGGCGGTGAAGTTGGACCAGCACAGCGGAATGGATCGAGATCCAAGCTCGAACAGAGGAGgcggggagggagagaggggaatGGACCTGAGGGAGCGGTTGGAGAGGTTGAGAGAGCCGGACTCCCTGGCGGACTTGAGGACCCGCTCCATTCTCGTCGAGCCTAGCTTCTTCTTCCGGCGCGCGAGGGAGGATTCTGTCCTTCGGGCTTCAGATCGCCATTGCTACGGCTACGGCCTCGCGGCCGATCTCTCtccagcagcacagcagcagttCAGCAAGATTAAACAAAACAGAAGTACGGAGTAAACGCTAAACTAATCACTCCAGTTTCCAGCTCCAGCCCAGCCCAAGCCCAGCCCAGACCCAGCGGTTGAGGGAAGTGTGGCGTCGTGGTCTCGTGGAGGGATTTTACAAGAGACACCTCGTTAACCTGGTCAGATCAGGTGTCAAAATATGCTTTTTCCTGTTGAGGTAGGTGTCAaaatgtttttccttttttttgattTGGGCGTCAAGATGTTGTTGTTGATCAATCAAGGTATCTCTGTGGAACATCATGTCCACTCCTGCCTTATTTCATTATTATTAAATATAAAAGGGAGGTGTAAATGTTTTGCATTTGGCGACCGAAGGTAAGAAACAAACGGTCTACATATCCGGCATTATATTGAATAAAAAAAGATTACATTGGCGCTACATGCCTTCGCATCACTTTGAATAATCTTCAAAAGGATTATGGAATGGGGGGATAATGGTTTCAAAAAACTCTTTCATTTAGCTAATTCCAGACTAATGTGATCTTTATGGAACATGAAAGTATGACGTATGTTGTATGATCATAAAATTTTCCTTTCTATCTACTTTTGTAAAACCAAATAGACATATCTACATAAAATAAGCTCCACGAGATCTATGGCTTAACCAATCAAAAATACAATTGTTACTCTCCTATTAAAGAGCCACCCCACTTTATGTTATGCTTATAATAGACCAAAGTATCAACTAGACACACCATAATGGCGGGGAATATTACTTTTAATGGAGGTTGAACAAATTTGGAGCATTTTGATCCTTCATTGAAATTAGGTTTATTGCAAAACGCACAAAATACATTGTGGCTTATCTCTCTATGTATGAATAAAAAACATGTGTTCTTACAATGCAATATGCATCATTCAACAATGGAAAACTCTTCTATCACATTCACAAATATGCTTCGTGATGGGTTCATGGGCACCCGGTACCTGCCAACCGATAAAGAAATCTTCTAGAGCCTGAGCTCTCGTTAACCAGACACACCCGCTAGGGACTGTTGGCCAACAACAAAGGCTAGCTGGAAGAGGGTGCAATCCCCTTCCGAGACCTAACACTTCTTGAGTAAGGAGAAGCTCAGGCGGCTTACATCTAGTACTAACAGGCAGCGGAAAACCGTGACCACGCCTTGGAGTGGTCACAGGTTGCCTCCCACGATGAGTCTTGTTGCGGACTATCAAGGTGACACCGCCATAGTACGGGGCTGCTATCTAGCTACAGTGTTGGAGTGCCATGTCGTGCACGGCCTTAGCAGCTGGTGTTGGCAACATAAGGCTAGTGATGTGTCGGTTAACCCTATAGTCAGCATCCCCTTTGTAAACATTGAGCACCTCACACACTCATTTAATACATCTCGACAAGACGTAAGGTTGTTATCGGCGAACCATCTGGTACCCAGGTATAGCGACACCTATTTGGAGTTGGAATTGAAGCCGGAGACATCCCCAATACACGCCCTCGCGTCATTTTGAATAATCTTCAAAAGGATTATGAAAGGCAGCCAAGAATGGTTTCGAAAAACTCTCTCATTTAGCTCATTCTAGACTAATGAGATCTTTATGGAACATGAAAGTACCACATGTGCCATAAGATCATAAAATTTTCCTTTCTATCTATTTTGTAAAACCAAATAGAGTACATAAAATAAGCTCCACGAGATCTATGGCTTAACCAATCGAAAATACAATTGTTATTCTCCTATTACCGCGCCACCGTACTTTATGGTATGTTTATAACATAGCAAAGTGTCAAGTAGACACACCATAGTGGTGGGGAATATTAGTTCTTAATGCATATTGAACCGGTTGAACAAATTTGGAGCATGTTGATCCTTCATTGAAATTTGGTTTATTGCAAAACACACATAAAAACATTGTGGTTGGTCTGTCTATGTATGAATTAAAAAATGTGTTCTTACAATGCAATGTGCATCGTTCAACAATGGAAGACTCTTCGATCACATTCATAAATATGCTCCGTGATGGGTTCATGGGTACGCAGTACCCACCAACGAATAATAAAATCTTCGAGAGCCTGAGCTCTCGCTGTAACCGGCTAGGGACTGACGACCGACAACAAAGGCTAGTTGGAAGAGGGCGCAATCCCCTTTTCGGGACCCAACACTCCCTTGAGTAAGGACAAGCTGGGGCCTCTTGCAACTAGTACTAACATGAAAACCGTGACCACGCCTTGCAGTGGTCACAGGTTGCCTCCCACTATGAGTCTTGTTCCGGACTATAGGCGTGCCAGCGCCATAG includes:
- the LOC124688903 gene encoding plant intracellular Ras-group-related LRR protein 6, with protein sequence MERVLKSARESGSLNLSNRSLSEIPGEVYNNLDTGSQDDKWWEGVDLQKLILAHNNLEVLREDLRNLSSLVVLNISHNQISSLPAAIGDLPLLKSLDASFNQINTIPEEIGSATALVKVDFSNNCLTELPASLGRCLNLSELKASNNKISRLPEEVAGCCKLSKFDLEGNKLLLLPENMFTSWTMLTEINAAKNLLTTIPASIGALSKLIRLDLHQNKITSIPSSIKGCSSLAELYMGNNLLSTIPAEIGMLSKLGTVDLHSNQLKEYPVGACKLKLAFLDLSNNELSGLPPELGTMTTLRKLLLSGNPMRTLRSSLVSGPTSTLLKYLRSRLSSDEEASGSRSTPTKDDQISAARRLSQSSKELNLSGLGATIVPPAAWETSDVLKLDLSKNLIEDLPNELSLCSSLQTLILSNNKIKKWPGMVVSSLPSLSSLKLDNNPLAEISSADLEVLSKLEVLDLSGNASCLTEPSTVSSLPQLQELYLRRMKLQEFPIGLLRLKQLRILNLGQNHLTTVPEGIKDFTVLVELDLSDNNITALPAELGLLEPSLQVLRLDGNPLRSIRRTILDRGTKAVLTYLKERLPSSQ